The following proteins are encoded in a genomic region of Enterocloster clostridioformis:
- a CDS encoding putative polysaccharide biosynthesis protein — protein sequence MNPRTSRKKNRKQKAADFVIQGSILAMAGIVVRIIGMLYRMPLNDIIGKQGNGYYTSAFNVYNILLILSSYSMPVAVSKMISARLARGEHRNCSRILKAALIYATAVGGIAAVVLWFGADLFAELIKTPFSRYALKTLAPTIWIMAYLGVLRGYFQGTGTMVPTAVSQILEQIVNAVVSVVAAGVLFGVGTSINAAQGARDYSYALGAAGGTIGTGAGALTAFLFFICLTASKGRERRQMVREDVSGRTESYRRIFYVLTITVLPIVISSGIYNCSNVVDNYLFGQGMDKLGYLEDSIATYWGVLGQYQLLFNIPVAVSNALSSSLIPSLTRAVANRNRREKLERIATSIRFSLLIAIPAAVGITVLAKPVCNLLFISEDNTMLIRLSMAGSLAVVFYSLSTVTNAILQGLNHMDVPIRHAVIALVIHVAALEVFLMVFKMEIYSVVFANIIFALVMCLLNGHAIARFARYRQEYKRTLILPTICAGFMGAAAYGVYRGIYALLPHRLMRGRIGMAIVVFPSVAVAILVYAVLLVRFRAVEEEELKGMPGGRRLVRLLNRFRLLG from the coding sequence ATGAATCCAAGGACAAGCAGGAAAAAAAACAGGAAACAGAAAGCAGCTGATTTTGTCATACAGGGGAGCATCCTGGCCATGGCCGGTATCGTGGTGCGCATCATTGGCATGCTCTACCGCATGCCCCTTAACGACATTATCGGAAAACAGGGAAACGGATATTATACGTCGGCCTTCAATGTGTATAATATCCTCCTTATATTATCCTCCTACAGCATGCCGGTGGCAGTGTCGAAGATGATATCTGCCCGGCTGGCAAGGGGGGAGCACAGAAATTGCAGCCGCATTTTAAAAGCGGCTCTTATTTATGCTACGGCAGTGGGAGGCATAGCGGCAGTGGTTTTGTGGTTTGGCGCGGATTTGTTCGCGGAACTCATCAAGACGCCTTTCAGCCGGTACGCGTTAAAGACCCTGGCGCCCACCATCTGGATTATGGCTTATCTGGGCGTGCTCAGAGGATATTTCCAGGGAACGGGCACCATGGTGCCCACGGCAGTATCCCAGATTTTAGAACAGATTGTCAACGCGGTGGTCAGCGTGGTCGCAGCCGGAGTTCTCTTTGGCGTGGGCACGTCCATTAACGCTGCCCAGGGGGCAAGGGATTATTCCTATGCACTGGGGGCCGCGGGCGGCACCATAGGCACCGGGGCAGGCGCGCTCACGGCCTTTCTGTTTTTCATATGCCTTACCGCGTCCAAAGGGCGGGAGAGAAGGCAGATGGTCCGTGAGGATGTGTCGGGGAGAACGGAGAGCTACCGCAGGATATTTTATGTACTCACCATCACTGTGCTTCCCATTGTCATCAGCAGCGGCATCTACAACTGTTCCAATGTGGTGGACAATTACCTGTTCGGCCAGGGCATGGATAAGCTGGGCTATCTGGAGGATTCTATCGCCACCTACTGGGGCGTGCTGGGGCAGTATCAGCTGCTCTTTAACATACCGGTGGCTGTTTCCAATGCCCTTTCATCCTCTCTGATACCATCCCTAACAAGGGCTGTTGCAAACAGGAACAGGAGGGAGAAGCTGGAGCGGATTGCCACCTCCATCCGTTTTTCCCTGCTGATTGCCATTCCGGCTGCAGTGGGAATCACGGTGCTGGCTAAGCCAGTCTGCAACCTGCTGTTTATCAGCGAGGACAATACCATGCTGATACGGCTCTCCATGGCAGGTTCCCTGGCCGTGGTGTTCTATTCCCTGTCAACTGTTACAAACGCCATCCTTCAGGGCCTGAACCACATGGACGTGCCCATACGCCACGCGGTCATTGCCCTGGTCATCCACGTGGCGGCGCTGGAGGTGTTCCTTATGGTATTTAAGATGGAAATTTACAGCGTGGTGTTTGCCAATATCATATTTGCCCTTGTGATGTGCCTGTTAAACGGACATGCCATTGCCAGGTTTGCCAGATACAGGCAGGAATATAAGAGAACTCTCATCCTGCCCACAATATGCGCCGGATTCATGGGAGCGGCTGCTTATGGGGTATACAGAGGCATTTACGCCCTGCTTCCCCACCGGCTGATGAGAGGCAGGATAGGTATGGCTATTGTGGTGTTCCCTTCCGTGGCAGTGGCCATTCTGGTCTATGCCGTGCTTCTTGTAAGGTTCAGGGCAGTGGAAGAGGAGGAGCTTAAGGGCATGCCGGGAGGAAGGAGGCTGGTCCGTCTTTTGAACCGTTTCAGGCTCCTGGGATAA